The Paracoccus sp. MA genome contains a region encoding:
- a CDS encoding conjugal transfer protein TraG — MSGTKILWGQILVVFLIVLISVWSGTQWAAWRLGFQPQLGPPWFDLYGIPVYYPPALFWWWYFYDAYAPRIFVEGGIVAASGGFLAIAVAILMSVWRAREAADVDTYGSARWAGRAEIERAGLLGPDGVVLGRYDQDYLRHDGPEHVLCFAPTRSGKGVGLVVPTLLTWPGSAIVHDIKGENWQLTAGFRTRHGRVLLFDPTNPASSPYNPLLEVRRGEWEVRDVQNIADILVDPEGSLEKRNHWEKTSHALLVGVILHVLYAEKDKTLARVAAFLSDPRRSIEATLAAMMKTPHLDEAGPHPVIASAARELLNKSENERSGVLSTAMSFLGLYRDPVVAAVTSHCDWRIADLIAGETPSTLYLVVPPSDISRTKPLIRLVLNQIGRRLTEDLHAEDRRHRVLMLLDEFPALGRLDFFESALAFMAGYGIKSFLIAQSLNQIEKAYGPNNAILDNCHVRVSFATNDERTAKRVSDALGTATEMKAMKNYAGHRLAPWLGHIMVSRSETARPLLTPGEVMQLPPEDEIVMVAGTPPIRARKARYYADPRFRERMLSPPDPREMVRSALPDDWTGLQPPRPDAGQGADAAAVPNAALAHVDTNSSGYSDNAGLRREPGLEPYQDIVPEPVTLPENEFDPDFEAPEQQAVRNRGLARDMRRVARQISMNQDDGLEL; from the coding sequence TTGTCCGGCACGAAGATCCTCTGGGGCCAGATCCTCGTCGTCTTCCTGATCGTACTGATCTCGGTCTGGTCCGGCACGCAATGGGCGGCCTGGCGGCTCGGTTTCCAGCCCCAGCTCGGCCCGCCCTGGTTCGATCTGTATGGTATCCCGGTCTATTACCCGCCGGCCCTGTTCTGGTGGTGGTACTTTTATGACGCCTATGCCCCGCGCATCTTTGTCGAGGGCGGCATCGTCGCCGCCTCTGGCGGCTTTCTCGCCATTGCCGTCGCCATCCTGATGTCGGTCTGGCGGGCCCGCGAGGCCGCCGATGTCGACACCTACGGCTCGGCACGCTGGGCAGGGCGGGCCGAGATCGAGCGGGCGGGGCTGCTCGGCCCCGACGGCGTGGTGCTGGGGCGATACGATCAGGACTATCTGCGCCACGACGGGCCGGAGCATGTGCTCTGCTTCGCCCCGACCCGCTCCGGCAAGGGCGTCGGGCTGGTGGTGCCGACCCTGCTGACCTGGCCCGGCTCGGCCATCGTCCACGACATCAAGGGCGAGAACTGGCAGCTGACCGCCGGGTTCAGGACCAGGCACGGCCGGGTCCTTCTGTTCGATCCGACCAATCCGGCCTCCTCGCCCTACAATCCCTTGCTGGAGGTGCGCCGCGGGGAATGGGAGGTGCGAGACGTCCAGAACATCGCCGATATCCTGGTCGATCCCGAAGGTTCGCTGGAGAAGCGCAACCACTGGGAAAAGACCAGCCACGCCCTGCTGGTCGGCGTCATCCTGCATGTGCTCTATGCCGAGAAGGACAAGACCCTCGCGCGCGTCGCCGCCTTCCTCTCCGATCCGCGCCGGTCCATCGAGGCGACGCTGGCGGCGATGATGAAGACCCCGCATCTGGACGAGGCCGGGCCGCATCCGGTGATCGCCAGCGCCGCGCGGGAACTGCTGAACAAATCCGAGAACGAGCGCTCCGGCGTGCTGTCGACGGCGATGTCGTTCCTCGGCCTCTATCGCGACCCGGTCGTGGCGGCGGTGACATCGCATTGCGACTGGCGCATCGCCGATCTGATCGCGGGTGAGACGCCCTCAACGCTTTATCTGGTGGTGCCGCCCTCGGACATCTCGCGGACCAAGCCGCTGATCCGGCTGGTGCTGAACCAGATCGGGCGCAGGCTGACCGAGGATCTGCACGCAGAAGACCGCAGGCACAGGGTGCTGATGTTGCTGGACGAGTTCCCGGCCCTCGGCCGGCTCGACTTCTTCGAATCCGCCCTGGCCTTCATGGCCGGATACGGCATCAAGTCCTTCCTGATCGCGCAGTCTCTGAACCAGATCGAGAAGGCCTATGGCCCGAACAACGCGATCCTCGACAACTGCCATGTCCGGGTCAGCTTCGCCACCAACGACGAGAGGACCGCGAAGCGGGTCTCGGACGCGCTCGGCACCGCCACCGAGATGAAGGCGATGAAGAACTATGCCGGGCACCGCCTGGCACCCTGGCTCGGACATATCATGGTCTCGCGTTCCGAGACCGCCCGGCCGCTGCTCACCCCCGGCGAGGTGATGCAGCTGCCGCCGGAGGACGAGATCGTCATGGTCGCCGGCACCCCGCCGATCCGGGCCAGGAAGGCGCGCTACTATGCCGATCCGCGCTTCAGGGAGCGGATGCTGTCGCCGCCCGATCCGCGCGAGATGGTGCGATCCGCGCTGCCGGACGATTGGACCGGACTGCAGCCGCCAAGGCCGGATGCGGGGCAGGGGGCTGATGCCGCCGCCGTGCCGAATGCCGCGCTTGCCCACGTCGACACCAATTCGTCCGGGTACTCGGACAATGCCGGGCTGCGCCGCGAACCGGGGTTGGAGCCGTATCAGGACATCGTGCCCGAACCGGTAACGCTCCCGGAGAACGAGTTCGATCCCGATTTCGAGGCCCCCGAGCAGCAGGCGGTCCGTAACAGGGGGCTGGCCCGCGACATGCGCCGGGTCGCGCGCCAGATCTCGATGAACCAGGACGACGGGTTGGAACTTTGA
- a CDS encoding CopG family transcriptional regulator: MPEHADKKKRLSVYLDPELMLLLADYADRRGKSRSLVAEAAIASFLTPDADERQEAAMTRRLDRIDRSIQRLERDIGIANEAFAIFMRSWLTATPAPPDAAARAQGGERYDRFLEALGRRLAGGPRLRQEVPGDSDQA, translated from the coding sequence ATGCCGGAACATGCCGACAAGAAGAAACGCCTCTCGGTCTATCTGGACCCCGAGCTGATGCTGCTGCTGGCCGATTATGCCGACCGGCGCGGGAAATCCCGCTCCCTCGTCGCCGAAGCGGCCATCGCCTCCTTCCTCACCCCCGATGCTGACGAGCGGCAGGAGGCGGCGATGACCCGGCGGCTCGACCGCATCGACCGCAGCATTCAGCGGCTGGAGCGCGACATCGGCATTGCCAACGAGGCCTTCGCGATCTTCATGCGATCTTGGCTGACCGCGACCCCGGCACCGCCCGATGCTGCGGCGCGGGCGCAGGGCGGCGAACGCTACGACCGCTTCCTTGAGGCCCTAGGTCGGCGTCTCGCCGGCGGGCCGAGGCTCCGGCAGGAGGTGCCGGGCGATTCTGATCAGGCGTGA
- a CDS encoding TetR/AcrR family transcriptional regulator, with the protein MKKRQLIERVSKEAEEDHAQPRLTRADWLEKALEMLIENGIDAVRITRLADLLGVTRGSFYWHFADRNELLEAMLDVWQQSNTASIIQAATAPGTLQDRILALFICWLDPELFDPRLDFAVRDWARGDAALQAVIAQSDQQRMDALIAMFAAHGFAERQAIIRARNFYYTQMGYYALNVREPLSVRLSYVATYFETYTDEKLDPQAEADFRQKVIARKELWGDERIPVR; encoded by the coding sequence ATGAAAAAGCGCCAGCTGATAGAGCGTGTCAGCAAGGAAGCCGAGGAGGATCATGCCCAGCCCCGGCTGACACGCGCGGACTGGCTGGAAAAAGCCCTGGAAATGCTGATCGAAAACGGCATCGACGCGGTCAGGATCACCCGGCTTGCGGATCTGCTGGGGGTGACGCGCGGCAGCTTCTACTGGCACTTTGCCGACCGCAACGAATTGCTGGAGGCCATGCTGGACGTGTGGCAGCAGTCCAACACGGCCAGCATCATCCAAGCCGCGACTGCGCCGGGCACGCTTCAGGACCGCATCCTGGCCCTGTTCATCTGCTGGCTGGATCCCGAACTGTTCGATCCGCGGCTCGACTTCGCCGTGCGCGACTGGGCGCGGGGCGATGCCGCGCTTCAGGCGGTCATCGCGCAGTCGGACCAGCAGCGCATGGACGCGCTGATCGCCATGTTCGCGGCCCATGGCTTTGCCGAACGCCAGGCGATCATCCGGGCCCGCAACTTCTATTATACGCAGATGGGATATTACGCGCTGAACGTGCGCGAGCCGCTGTCGGTGCGGCTGTCCTATGTCGCCACCTATTTCGAGACCTATACCGACGAAAAGCTGGACCCGCAGGCAGAGGCCGATTTTCGCCAGAAGGTCATCGCGCGAAAAGAGCTGTGGGGCGACGAGCGCATACCTGTTCGTTGA
- a CDS encoding ethanolamine utilization protein EutQ, whose product MTNADKAPPRLNRFSDLHFQPRFAYPAMAEVAEVAGLADRSELAGGFARFRDADIPWQVKYDELILVISGSFAVETPQGRLEAGPMDTIWLPAGTEVRYVSEDALVFYSLQPASWATEAAA is encoded by the coding sequence ATGACGAATGCCGACAAGGCGCCGCCGCGCCTGAACCGCTTTTCCGATCTGCATTTCCAGCCGCGTTTCGCCTATCCCGCGATGGCCGAGGTCGCGGAGGTCGCCGGCCTGGCGGATCGCAGCGAACTTGCGGGCGGCTTTGCCCGGTTTCGGGATGCGGACATTCCCTGGCAGGTGAAATACGACGAACTGATCCTGGTCATCTCGGGGTCCTTCGCGGTCGAAACGCCGCAGGGCCGGCTGGAAGCCGGGCCCATGGACACCATCTGGCTGCCCGCCGGCACCGAGGTGCGCTATGTCTCGGAGGATGCGCTGGTGTTCTACAGCCTCCAGCCTGCAAGCTGGGCCACAGAGGCGGCTGCATGA
- a CDS encoding FAD-binding oxidoreductase: MTRISLLPKDDRTNGWSALLPPRQPRPSLSKDITADVVVIGAGYAGLGAARRLAELRPHAKIVVFDAQQLGEGASGRNSGFAIDLPHNVGSSLEELAKGRAYLRLARAGIASLRECVQRHGIACDWSEDGKYHTASSDRGAEQVLRPTVKELQRLGEPYEWLDAGETARRLGTRHFAASVYTPGTVLLNPAALNRGLGDTLPENVALYENCPVLEADFGPTITLRTAHGSVRAPKAILAVNGLAMRFGFWRGRLLNFAAHASLTRRLTPAEQAAFGNIAPWGSTPANAFAGITMRYTNDRRILIRQNIHFCPGLRQSDERRLKIRAKHQRLFDERFPMLRGVTMEHTWTGYICLSRNGAPGFGQVAPNVWSAVCQNAVGVAKGTISGRLAAAMALGEDDPLISDMIGLGTPSPVPPRPFLDIGVRGRFAYEIFKNRHEA; the protein is encoded by the coding sequence ATGACGCGGATCTCGCTGCTTCCCAAGGACGACCGCACCAATGGCTGGTCCGCGCTTCTGCCGCCGCGCCAGCCCCGGCCGTCGCTGTCCAAAGACATCACCGCCGATGTCGTGGTGATCGGCGCGGGCTATGCCGGGCTGGGGGCTGCGCGCCGTCTGGCCGAGTTGCGCCCCCATGCGAAGATCGTGGTGTTCGACGCGCAGCAGCTGGGCGAAGGCGCCTCCGGCCGCAATTCGGGCTTTGCCATCGACCTGCCGCATAATGTCGGCTCCTCGCTCGAGGAACTGGCCAAGGGTCGGGCCTATCTGCGCCTTGCCCGCGCGGGGATCGCCTCGCTGCGCGAATGCGTGCAGCGCCACGGTATCGCCTGCGACTGGAGCGAGGACGGCAAGTATCATACCGCCAGTTCCGACCGCGGGGCCGAGCAGGTCCTGCGGCCCACGGTCAAGGAATTGCAGCGGCTGGGCGAGCCTTACGAATGGCTGGATGCCGGGGAAACCGCCCGGCGCCTGGGCACGCGGCATTTCGCGGCCTCGGTCTATACGCCCGGCACGGTGCTTCTGAACCCGGCGGCGCTGAACCGGGGCTTGGGCGACACCCTGCCGGAAAACGTCGCGCTTTACGAGAATTGCCCGGTTCTGGAGGCGGATTTCGGCCCGACCATCACGCTGAGGACCGCACATGGTTCGGTCCGGGCGCCCAAGGCCATCCTGGCGGTGAACGGCCTGGCCATGCGCTTCGGCTTCTGGAGGGGCAGGCTGCTGAACTTCGCCGCCCATGCCAGCCTGACGCGCCGCCTGACGCCGGCCGAGCAGGCGGCCTTCGGCAATATCGCGCCCTGGGGCTCGACCCCGGCCAATGCCTTTGCCGGTATCACCATGCGCTATACCAACGATCGCCGCATCCTGATCCGGCAGAACATCCATTTCTGCCCCGGCCTGCGCCAGTCCGACGAACGCCGGCTGAAGATCCGGGCCAAGCACCAGCGCCTGTTCGACGAACGCTTCCCGATGCTGCGGGGCGTCACCATGGAGCATACCTGGACCGGCTATATCTGCCTGTCGCGCAACGGCGCGCCGGGCTTCGGACAGGTCGCCCCGAACGTCTGGAGCGCAGTCTGCCAGAACGCCGTCGGCGTCGCCAAGGGCACGATCAGCGGCCGGCTGGCCGCGGCCATGGCGCTTGGCGAGGACGATCCGCTGATCTCGGACATGATCGGCCTTGGCACGCCGTCGCCGGTGCCGCCGCGGCCTTTCCTGGACATCGGCGTGAGGGGGCGTTTCGCCTATGAGATTTTCAAGAACCGACACGAGGCCTGA
- the dctP gene encoding TRAP transporter substrate-binding protein DctP, which produces MTAAVLLAALASGAAAMPAMAETLKMATDSGAKGSDAGNAIEAWAKEIETATDGALKVEIFYQNELGGQQEVFDLLMAGDVDLMLNWPMTSYDQRISLIYTPYMFTDWDDALAAYGKDGWLSTALSEVYADTGLKYLGAWPEGFNGVGTKGGHATTLEAARAFKVRVPPVSPFTETIAAMGYQTATIDWGELYSAIQTGVVDGDSANVIFYDYEYFGDVLTDYVHSRQQFLTGILTANQETWDGLSPEQQQAVAAGAEKVMLAQFDAARRSDEGYVEAWKKLGHTYVEPSPEELAALSKTVREAVWPKMEAMIGAELLDLVRQNAAAE; this is translated from the coding sequence ATGACGGCCGCAGTGCTGCTCGCGGCGCTGGCCTCCGGCGCGGCAGCCATGCCTGCGATGGCGGAAACCCTGAAGATGGCGACCGATTCCGGCGCGAAAGGCTCGGATGCGGGCAATGCCATCGAGGCCTGGGCCAAGGAGATCGAGACCGCCACCGACGGCGCGTTGAAGGTCGAGATCTTCTATCAGAACGAGTTGGGCGGCCAGCAGGAGGTCTTCGACCTGCTCATGGCCGGCGATGTCGATCTGATGCTGAACTGGCCGATGACCTCATACGACCAGCGCATCTCGCTGATCTATACGCCCTACATGTTCACCGACTGGGATGATGCCCTGGCCGCCTATGGCAAGGACGGCTGGCTCAGCACGGCGCTGTCCGAGGTCTATGCCGATACCGGGCTGAAATACCTCGGTGCCTGGCCCGAGGGTTTCAACGGCGTCGGCACCAAGGGCGGCCACGCCACCACGCTCGAGGCCGCCAGGGCCTTCAAGGTGCGCGTCCCGCCGGTCTCGCCCTTTACCGAAACCATCGCCGCCATGGGCTATCAGACCGCGACCATCGACTGGGGCGAACTCTACTCGGCCATCCAGACCGGGGTCGTCGACGGCGACAGCGCCAACGTGATCTTCTACGACTACGAATATTTCGGCGACGTGCTGACCGATTACGTCCACAGCCGGCAGCAGTTCCTGACGGGCATCCTGACCGCGAACCAGGAAACCTGGGACGGGCTCTCGCCCGAGCAGCAGCAGGCCGTCGCCGCTGGGGCGGAAAAGGTCATGCTGGCGCAGTTCGACGCCGCCCGCCGCTCCGACGAGGGCTATGTCGAGGCATGGAAGAAGCTGGGCCATACCTATGTCGAGCCGAGCCCCGAGGAACTGGCAGCGCTGAGCAAGACCGTGCGAGAGGCGGTCTGGCCCAAGATGGAGGCGATGATCGGCGCCGAGCTTCTGGACCTCGTCCGCCAGAACGCCGCCGCCGAGTGA
- a CDS encoding TRAP transporter small permease, translated as MIAFLAMADRAFAWLLQVVILATSAIVTLSLVALVIFRVFFSQSLLGMHEASLLAAMWLYMAGAVMASRRSEHLVVDFLATSLRAPRAKAIHGLVVAVLTLVIAAIFALWVWKMLAWGMKRPQIIPVLNLPLWYAQAPLALAAVSAVLYALRDIARAGLQIAQSGKGA; from the coding sequence GTGATCGCCTTTCTTGCCATGGCCGACCGGGCCTTTGCCTGGCTCTTGCAGGTCGTCATCCTGGCGACCAGCGCCATCGTCACCCTGTCGCTGGTGGCGCTGGTGATCTTTCGCGTCTTCTTCAGCCAGTCGCTGCTGGGCATGCACGAAGCGAGCCTGCTTGCTGCCATGTGGCTTTACATGGCGGGCGCGGTCATGGCCTCGCGGCGGTCCGAGCATCTGGTCGTGGATTTCCTCGCGACATCGCTGCGCGCGCCCCGCGCCAAGGCGATCCATGGCCTTGTCGTCGCGGTTCTGACACTGGTCATCGCGGCGATCTTCGCGCTCTGGGTGTGGAAGATGTTGGCCTGGGGGATGAAGCGGCCGCAGATCATCCCGGTCCTGAACCTGCCGCTGTGGTATGCGCAGGCGCCGCTGGCTCTCGCCGCGGTATCCGCCGTCCTCTACGCCCTGCGCGACATCGCCCGCGCAGGCCTTCAGATCGCCCAATCCGGCAAGGGAGCCTGA
- a CDS encoding TRAP transporter large permease: MEALLVLGLLLVLLGIGLPVAWSFAGVVAALAWIYDANLNTLMLQGFRSLNSVILLALPLFILAGYLMQSGGIANRLVACIEMAIGRRRGGLGNAMVGAAGVFGAIAGTATAAVAAIGTLMIDPMAERGYPRGYSAALLGISSLLGILIPPSITMILFAVATQQSVAACFAASIVPGIVLMIGLMIFNRAQIGRRIHEIHDPRRIPAAEKWRITLRTIPAFSLPVIIIGGIYGGFFTPTEAAAFAVLAAVLIGLFVYRDMSLARLRDSTVAAAETTGSIVLILLFSFVIGRILVAERIPQDLTELVASLVSNPIGVMILVNVFLIIAGALIDDVSVTVVIAPLLLPLMVSVEVHPVHFAAIVATSVVIGANSPPMAPVLFMACRIGRASVHQAVGPALRMMAFVALPVMVLTTFIPALSLALPRWLGLL, from the coding sequence ATGGAGGCTTTACTGGTTCTGGGGCTGCTCCTGGTTCTTCTGGGGATCGGCCTTCCCGTCGCATGGTCCTTCGCCGGCGTCGTCGCGGCCTTGGCCTGGATCTATGACGCCAATCTCAACACGCTGATGTTGCAGGGCTTCCGGTCGCTGAACTCGGTGATCCTGCTGGCCCTGCCGCTGTTCATCCTTGCGGGCTACCTGATGCAGTCGGGGGGCATCGCGAACCGCCTGGTCGCCTGCATCGAGATGGCGATCGGGCGGCGGCGGGGCGGGCTCGGCAATGCCATGGTCGGGGCGGCGGGCGTGTTCGGCGCCATCGCCGGGACGGCCACCGCAGCAGTGGCGGCCATCGGCACGCTGATGATCGACCCCATGGCCGAACGCGGCTATCCGCGCGGCTATTCGGCGGCGCTGCTGGGGATTTCCTCGCTTCTGGGCATCCTTATCCCGCCGTCGATCACCATGATCCTGTTCGCAGTGGCGACCCAGCAATCGGTGGCGGCCTGCTTCGCGGCCTCGATCGTGCCGGGGATCGTGCTGATGATCGGGCTGATGATCTTCAACCGCGCCCAGATCGGCCGCCGCATCCACGAGATCCATGACCCGCGCCGGATCCCGGCCGCAGAGAAATGGCGCATCACCCTGCGCACCATCCCCGCCTTTTCGCTGCCGGTCATCATCATCGGCGGCATCTATGGCGGGTTCTTCACGCCGACCGAGGCGGCGGCCTTCGCCGTTCTCGCCGCGGTCCTGATCGGCCTCTTCGTCTATCGCGACATGAGCCTGGCGCGGCTGCGCGACAGCACGGTGGCGGCAGCCGAGACCACCGGCTCCATCGTGCTGATCCTGCTGTTTTCCTTCGTGATCGGCCGCATCCTCGTGGCCGAGCGCATTCCGCAGGATCTGACGGAGCTGGTGGCATCGCTGGTCAGCAATCCGATCGGCGTCATGATCCTGGTGAACGTGTTCCTGATCATCGCGGGGGCGCTGATCGACGATGTCTCGGTCACGGTAGTGATCGCCCCGCTGCTGCTGCCGCTGATGGTGTCGGTCGAGGTGCATCCGGTGCATTTCGCCGCCATCGTCGCGACCTCGGTGGTGATCGGCGCGAACAGCCCGCCGATGGCGCCGGTGCTTTTCATGGCCTGCCGGATCGGACGCGCTTCGGTCCATCAGGCGGTCGGTCCCGCCCTGCGCATGATGGCCTTCGTCGCCTTGCCGGTGATGGTCCTGACGACCTTCATCCCCGCGCTTTCGCTGGCACTGCCGCGCTGGCTGGGATTGCTTTAG
- a CDS encoding TrbC/VirB2 family protein, whose protein sequence is MIRRTFCIRPYIATAATFAWTSLVLAPAAHAAGSSMPWEAPLQSILDSVEGPVAKIVAVIIIIVTGLTLAFGDTGGGFRRLIQIVFGISIAFAASSFFLSFFSFGGGALV, encoded by the coding sequence ATGATCCGTCGCACCTTCTGCATCCGCCCTTATATCGCAACCGCTGCCACATTCGCCTGGACCAGCCTCGTCCTTGCACCGGCCGCCCATGCCGCCGGTTCGTCGATGCCCTGGGAGGCGCCGCTGCAATCGATCCTCGATTCCGTCGAGGGGCCGGTGGCCAAGATCGTCGCGGTGATCATCATCATCGTGACCGGGTTGACGCTGGCCTTCGGCGATACCGGCGGCGGCTTCCGGCGGCTGATCCAGATCGTCTTCGGCATCTCCATCGCCTTTGCGGCCAGTTCTTTCTTCCTCAGCTTCTTCAGCTTCGGCGGCGGAGCCTTGGTGTAA
- the trbB gene encoding P-type conjugative transfer ATPase TrbB, whose translation MAGSDHIEARVERGARMLRTALGPAISALLRDPDIVEVMLNPDGRIWVDRLRDGLAETGQVLSPADGERIIRLVAHHVGAEVHTRSPRVSAELPETGERFEGLLPPVVAAPAFAIRKPAVAVFTLDDYVTAGIMTRMQAEALRLGVATRANILVAGGTSTGKTTLTNALLAEVAKTSDRVVIIEDTRELQCAAPNLVAMRTKDGIASLSDLVRSSLRLRPDRIPIGEVRGAEALDLLKAWGTGHPGGIGTIHAGSGIGALRRLEQLIQEAVVTVPRALIAETIDLVAVLSGRGSARRLAELVRVDGLGPDGDYSIASVIPDISIPHDTGESQ comes from the coding sequence ATGGCAGGTTCGGACCATATCGAGGCAAGGGTGGAGCGCGGCGCCCGCATGCTCCGCACCGCGCTCGGGCCTGCCATCTCCGCCCTCTTGCGGGATCCCGACATCGTCGAGGTGATGCTGAACCCGGACGGCCGGATCTGGGTCGACCGGCTGCGCGACGGGTTGGCGGAAACCGGCCAGGTCCTGTCCCCAGCCGACGGCGAACGGATCATCCGGCTGGTCGCGCATCATGTCGGCGCCGAGGTCCATACCCGGTCTCCGCGCGTCTCGGCCGAACTGCCGGAAACCGGCGAGCGCTTCGAGGGGCTGCTGCCGCCGGTGGTCGCAGCCCCGGCCTTCGCCATCCGCAAGCCCGCCGTCGCTGTGTTCACCTTGGACGATTACGTCACCGCCGGGATCATGACCCGGATGCAGGCCGAGGCGCTGCGGCTTGGCGTGGCGACCCGCGCCAATATCCTCGTCGCCGGCGGCACCTCGACCGGCAAGACCACGCTGACCAATGCGCTGCTGGCCGAGGTGGCGAAGACCTCGGACCGCGTCGTCATCATCGAGGACACCCGCGAGCTGCAATGCGCCGCGCCGAACCTGGTGGCGATGCGCACCAAGGACGGCATCGCCAGCCTGTCCGATCTGGTGCGCTCCTCCCTGCGCCTGCGCCCCGACCGCATCCCGATCGGCGAGGTGCGCGGCGCCGAGGCGCTGGATCTGCTCAAGGCCTGGGGCACCGGCCATCCGGGCGGCATCGGCACGATCCATGCCGGATCGGGGATCGGTGCGCTGCGCCGCCTCGAACAGCTGATCCAGGAAGCCGTGGTCACCGTGCCACGCGCCCTGATCGCCGAAACCATCGATCTGGTCGCGGTGCTGTCCGGACGCGGGTCCGCGCGGCGGCTGGCCGAACTGGTCCGCGTCGACGGGCTGGGGCCGGACGGCGACTACAGCATCGCTTCCGTCATTCCCGACATCTCTATTCCCCACGACACCGGAGAATCCCAATGA
- a CDS encoding LysR family transcriptional regulator, translating into MDLRHLRYVVATARNGSFSSAALELEVQQPIVSRRIRELEEELGTALFDRSTAGAKLTPVGEDFTAMAARILDDFQRLADRTRAAVDGRRGSVSLGFYKSLSSGGFRNALHRCRKNHPDIGLDLLEAPFVELMADLHSGKLDVAVILGDPDRCPVLNTMAIGTEQLMVALPEDHPLAENPVVYWSDLKGERFLISHQDPGSDIRNILIAKLAAPSDGPEIANLHLSRESILSLVGAGEGISLQCECASGLTGLGAVFRPVHDGNGATRIGYIACWHPDNGNPALQTFLEALKSGT; encoded by the coding sequence ATGGACCTTCGCCATCTCCGCTATGTCGTCGCGACAGCCCGCAACGGCAGTTTCAGCTCAGCAGCGCTGGAGCTGGAGGTCCAGCAGCCGATCGTAAGCCGGCGGATCCGCGAACTCGAGGAGGAGCTCGGCACCGCGCTGTTCGATCGGTCCACCGCGGGCGCGAAACTGACCCCGGTCGGCGAGGATTTTACCGCCATGGCCGCGCGTATTCTGGACGATTTCCAGCGGCTGGCCGATCGCACACGGGCCGCCGTGGATGGACGGCGCGGCAGCGTATCGCTGGGGTTCTACAAATCACTCTCCTCGGGAGGTTTCCGCAACGCCCTGCACCGGTGCCGCAAGAACCATCCCGATATCGGCCTCGACCTGTTGGAAGCGCCTTTCGTCGAACTGATGGCCGATCTCCATTCCGGCAAGCTCGATGTCGCGGTCATCCTCGGCGATCCGGACCGCTGCCCGGTGCTGAACACCATGGCGATCGGCACCGAGCAATTGATGGTTGCCCTGCCGGAAGATCATCCGCTGGCCGAAAATCCTGTCGTCTACTGGTCCGATCTCAAGGGAGAGCGGTTCCTGATCTCGCATCAGGATCCCGGATCCGACATCCGCAACATCCTGATCGCCAAGCTGGCCGCACCATCGGACGGGCCCGAGATCGCCAACCTGCATCTGAGCCGCGAGAGCATCCTCAGCCTGGTTGGCGCAGGCGAAGGCATCAGCCTGCAATGCGAATGCGCGAGTGGCCTGACGGGTCTCGGGGCGGTGTTCCGGCCCGTACACGACGGCAACGGCGCAACCCGGATCGGCTATATCGCTTGCTGGCATCCTGATAATGGCAACCCGGCGCTGCAAACCTTTCTCGAAGCGTTGAAATCGGGAACCTGA